The genome window TTCTagacaatatttaaaatttacaagatttttttatactaaaataatcttttaaaatcttaatccaATACACCCTTAAATATGGATACATTTTTAGCAGAAATTAAAACCTTAATTTACAATATTGCCAAAGATTAACCTTTTGGCCGGATAAAACCCCATCAGTACACTTTAggttatttttaagataaaaaaaaatgaaacaatgttaatgaataaaaagaagagaaaagcaaTAATAATACTTCTCAAAACAGAAATGACAAATTCTTTCATGGGATTTATTGACCATTTCAGAATCCCTTCTGTACATTCACATGACGAAAGTGATAAGAGTAGGGTGTTCTAATTCTTGGAGAATTGTAAACTTAATTAAGTTCCCTAATGGTCACGTTAGAGATAAGGTTGGAAAGTAATGCTGAAGTGGCACTGAATAAAGATATATGTGCTACGgtttaaatatatcattatttttttttcttctttgacaaGAAAATTAATACACaatcacaaataaaataaagtaatacaAAAATACGGAGAGCAATGCAGGTCAATCCTTCTTGCTTTGCAAATGACTTGTCCAAAATAGAACAAGTTTAatgcatttcattttttaaaaaatgggttTAACCAACATTCCACTTTGCTTACGGgtgaattaattaatgaattggCAAATTAATCAATTCTAgaattttcaataataaaatttataaaacctAACCAACGAGTTTAAATCAATTGACCAACTTTTGATTGCAGATTAAGTGGGACAAATTAAGCAATCAGGTCTAACTCACCAACGAGTCTttgctaaaaataaattaattatgaaaattaactCATGATATCGAACTCATTTGGTTATTTCAATGCAAAAGTAATTGATATTCGAGGTGTGTAGGGTACTATTTAACATTCAACTGGTctctgataatttttttaaaaaaaaaatataccaacaTGCTTTTTTATACACTTATTTATTGTTgctaaatatgaaatttatgactaattaaatacaaaatgaaatccagtaaaatcatttatttaatatatttatataaaattttaactaataataaatagtactttaaaaaataaatttaaatatatttttagtcccttaaaTTTAAGATAAGTTTGGTTTTGACCcctcaattaaaaatttaatctttttagtccctcaattttatgaaatgttgttttaaGTCTGTCAaagtgaatttattttttttatttggtagatcaaaacaaaaagtatctcaaatttaaaggattaaaaacatatttaagccaaagAAATATGTTGTTagcattttttaagattttatgtTGATAATAAACAAATACTATCTTAGGTAAAATAGTTGAAAAGTTAGCACGGTTCAATCTGGGCATCACAAGTCTTATAAGGGCATTGTTATTGTCATTACCAAAATTGCTATTGACACTACCAACCATAGCAATTTGAccattttatcctttttctttccttttttcacAACACCCcatccttctctctttctctctcatttcTCCATCACTTCTCCACCTATAATCTTCTCTCTCGTCAGACCACATTTTATTTAGGtagttttttttacacaaaaaaatcatgattttattttttttattttcgagACACACAATGGAATCGTAATTTtgtttagtattatttttttggttttccttgCTGGAATATTTTTGTGCcatatttctaatttttcatGATGGTTCTTTGTAGTGAATAGGATTAGGATTTCTCTATTAGCAAAACGTAGTTGATGAGATGGTTcgtatttttttgtatatatccaaaaatttcaatattgGAATCGATAATTCACATTGTAAGActtatttgatcttttaaattgttaaaatgTTAGAAGGATTGGGATAAATTTCTTTCTAATGAAGTTGCACTGCCTCATGTTTTTTGAAACATGTATGATAATAACCAAAATGATTTTTACCATCTCAATCAATCGGATGAAATGTCTGCatattaataagataaaatgCATATAGATCATGATGGTTTGGGAAATTAGCATGAAGATCCTAACAATGGGTTGACAttgacccccccccccccacatgATTACCCTGACTTTTCCAATCATTTCACGACTGATGAGGTGTGCTGATTAGTTGAcgattgattttatatttgtgtATGCATGTGTTTCTTAagtgaagaaaaatattttatttttaaggtttttgaaaatcgagatgatTTATTGCACTAGGTTCGAGATTTGTGGAAGACTCTTGGATTTGTTCTTATCATTCATAGGTTAGAAAATGGGAGGAAAATCTATGTTATAGTGGGTtacaaaaatggaaaaaaacatACAAGTAATACAAGGATAAGTTAGTCTACAAAAGCACTAGAACTAGAAAGTGTGGGTGCCCGTTTAAATTAAAGGGGAAGTTTGTCAAATGAGGTAGGTTGAAAACTTTTTGTTAATTGTAGTGTTCATAACCATAAAGTTAGTGAAACATTGTTGGGACATGTGTATATTGGTCATTTAAGTAGTGGAGAAGAAACTATGATTAGTCAAATGACCAAAAACATGGTGAAGCCTGATCAAATTTTGTTTACAATCAAAGatcaagatgaaaaaaatgtaacCACCATTAAGACTGTATACAATGAGCGACAAAGATATCGGCATGAACAAAAAGGTTTAAGAAAAGAGGTACAACATCTACTGAAGTTGATAGAACACAATCCGTATGTATATTGGTTCAAAAGAGTGGACACTCAAGATGTTGTCAAAGAGATAATGTGGTCTCATCGAAATTCCATCAAGCTATTAAATTCATTCCCAACAGTGTTGATTTGTAATACTActtacaagataaaaaaaaatatcatcttcCTTTGTTGGAAATTGTTGGTGTAACTTCAAGCGAAATGACTTTTTCTGTTACATTTACTTATTTACAATATGAAAGGAAGGACAATTTTGAATGGACTTTAAATAAGGTCAAAAAATTGTTTGTGAAAGATAATGTATTGCCTTAGGTGATTTTCATTGATAGAGATCTTGCTTAGATGAATGCATTGGAAGTTGTCTTTCCTTCTTCAACCAACCTTTTACATAAATTCCATATTTCTAAGAATGTCAGAGCAAAATGCAATATGCTCATGACTAAGATAGAAGACTAGGAGGATGTGATGGATGTTTGGGCAAACTTGGTGAATTCAATTGTATATGAGAAACAATTGAAAAGCTTTACAAATATGTTTGCACGTTATTCAACATTTCAAGAGTATGTTTGTTATACATGATTTTTGCATCATAAGGAGAGATTTGTACAAGCATGGATTAATTGTGTTATGCATCTTGGAAAGACAAAAACTAATAGGTACATCTTTTAAGTTACTAACTTGTTTCACATTTTTTGGTTATGTATCTTCTGTTGACATTACATTAAACTTCTTTATAGGGTTAAAGGTGCACATGCAAGACTAAAGAGGTTGCTTTGTGATAACATGAGAGATTTGTGTACTTGTAAGGATGTAATGAATAACATGCTTATATTGCAACGTGCTGAACTTAAGGTGTTGTTTTAGAAAATCATCAACGTGATTGACCATTGGTTTAATACACCATTTTACAAGAGACTACGAGGTTTTGTTTCAACACAAGCACAAAGTTTTATCTTAAATGAGTTGAAGCGCTCTGCAATTGTTGGTATTGACAATTCTGCTTATGATTAGACACTCAGAACTACTCACGGTCTATCATGTGCCTATAAACTTGCTAGGTATAGCCATATCAGTGGCTCAATATCCTTGTCGTCCATTTGTGTGCATTAGAAGATGTTATCCATTAGTGGTACAACTGCAAGTGATTCTTTAGGGGGAGGGGGGGCTTAACTCTCACAAATGAGGTTGATGCATTGTTAAAGGGATTTTCACAGCTTGAAGTGGGTAGAAAAATGACACTGAAGAATAAGGTCCATGAACTTGCATTTCtgggaaaaaatgtaaattatattaaacccaaaatgatacaataataaacggggcataccccgcagttaaagaaaatcaaaattctccctaatacaagaagacctatatcaagatgctaaaacaaatgcaacaggtgcacttgtctatacataagaaacttaatcttgctaataacctctattacagaaaattgataatcttcaaaaatcagcttgttcctagacaaccagatgcagtagactgtaattgctatagccagacaacgtaattttccttaaacacctgatgtggatctgcccctaattaaagagtTAGTAATGCGCTGTAAAGAAGTGAAACGCCTGCGGAAAGGATccaaatcacgaatgtgagcccaaacttggagagatttcttacaagaaaagaacaaatgaacATTTGACTCAGgctcatttgaacataaaggacagagggaacccttgttcaaaaaagcaactttgtcaagagtaagcagccgattccttttagcaagccacaaaatgaaagacatcttaggggggattgctgtgttccatataacagaacaccaactaacagtaggcttgacacctctaatgtattcatagactttgccaacaagcaattgttcattggtgctccaagattgaatcctcttttttgcctcttccgtacttagctctttagagataataaagtcccttatttgaatgattttctttatcaaaactgaatctgatgaagaagtaTTGTAATTCCACACATCGCTCCCTTTGAAATAGTAATGGTGAACCCACTGAACCcatagagaatctttcttacaatGAAAGTCTCACAGGATACGGGAAAGAAGCGCAAGGTTCcagtccttgagattaaaaAGGCCTAAACCCCCTTCTTTTTTCAGAGAACAAACTACTGACCAAGCAACCAAGGGCTTGTTTTTGCCAATATCCTCTTTGTCCCACAGAAAATTACGGCACGAAGCGTTGATCCGGTCCAAAACAGATtgtggcaaaggaaaaatcCCCATCCAGAAATTCACAATTCCTTGAATAACTGCTCTGATCAACTCTAACTTACCTGCATAAGATAAAGACTTCTTGCTCCATCCCTGAATTAGGCCAGTAATCTTGGAAAGCAAGAGAGCATAATGACATACATTTAATCTAGATGATAAAAGGGGAACACCCAAGTATCTGAAAGGGAAGTTACCCAAGCTAAATCCAGTAAGCTGCTGAATATGAGAAAGCTCATGAGGCCTAATACCGGCTGAGTATATGGCAGATTTATCAGAGCTGATGGAAAGCCTTGAAACCCTACAGAAGTGTTGAAGCTTGGCAAACATAGTTGACACAAAAGGGATATCTCCTCTAGATAGAAGCATAATATCATCTGCAAAAGCCAAATGAGATAGCTGAATACTTGCACAGTtgggatgaaatttaaaattggcaTCATCCTTGAGGCTACTCATATCTCTGGAAAAGTACTCCAAATAGAGCACAAATAGATAAGGGGAGAGAGGATCCCCTTGTCTAAGACCCCGCTGCCCTTTGAAGTGACCATAAATGAATCCATTGACTGCCACACTAAAGGAAGTGGAAGAAACACATTCCATGATCCAAGTACAAAACTGGGCTGGGAAGCCAATGGACTTAAGCATCCAATCCAAGAATTCCCAGGAAATGGAATCATAAGCTTTATGCAAGTCAATTTTCAGGAGGCATCTCGGAGAGGATCTTTTCCGGGCATATTTGCGCAAAATCTCTTGAACTAAGAAGATGTTGTCCATCATCTTTCTGTTCTTAATGAAAGCAGTTTGACTTTCCCCAATAATAGTCTCAAGCACTGGGGCTATGCGGTTGGCCAGAATTTTAGATACAATCTTGTATAACAAATTACAGCAAGATATGGGTCTAAAATGGTTAACCTGGGAGGCCTGATGGATATTACTTCAATGTGTCCCCCtccataaaaagttaaaaaaaaaagttgcaccGAAGTTTGTAAAATCCACCAAATGTGCACCTTTAATGTGGGAGCAAGTCAATGAAATGAACACGATAGTTGGTAGTTCGGAAACTACAAGTGTGGTTCGCAAAGATAGTAACAAAAAGTGGACAAAAAAGTCTCTTAAATGGAGGAATTTCCCGATCCATTGCACTAGTTCATCGTAAAAATTATTGATGTGAGACTTGATGGAAATTATGGTTACAGGACAATTATAGGTTTACTAGGTCAAGGTGAGGAATCATGAGCTCTAATTCGAAAAAAACCTAATTCGGAAACTTCAAACATGGAATTCTCAATATATTGAGTTGTTTGGCACATAAGACATATTGGTTAAATTATTAGACTCTTTGTATATTTAGTCTGGCCCAATAGCATTCATTGACAAGTGGATGACTATTCTGACATGGGTTATGTAATTGCTAGTTGATATAATGTTGCCTTGGTTTCCTTATCTATGCTCTAAAGTTTGACTTTTTTTTCTGCTTAGGAGTTCACACCATTTGTGGCACAACAACACCTTATTGTAATTGAATTTGTTAATGAGAATCACTTTGTGCAAGTAAACAATATCTACTTAAGAGACTTTTTAGTATTGTAAACATTAATTGATTTGTTAACTAACTCAACCATACCATTTTTTTGTGATACATGTATTTGAAGGACGGTTATCTCCTATCTCCTATTGCACCACAATGGAGTACATATTACACACGTGAAGCTCGTTCATGGCAAAGACCGTAGATGCATGCAAGAATTCAACTCATTGATGTTTCATTCAACTATAGGATCTCAACATGTAGTAGACGTCATTGAGGATTAGTTGTTTTAGTTTATTGCTCTTGTATTAAGTATTGTTATTTGTATTCGTTTGACACTTGATAAAACTTTGgttaatgtttttattcatttgatgtggaaaataaagtttgttaattGTGTTTGCTAATTGTTATAAGCCATGCATATTGTGTTGCAAATCATTTAATGAGGCCcttgaaaatgtaattattatggctaactaacaaaaataataacggAAACATATTtccgtagttttttttttttgcaacacaacttacaaaatgaaaacatgttttCGTTGTGTAAGTATACAACAAAAACATGTTTCTGTTTCACACagtgcataaaaaaatataacaacgaAAACACATTTTCGTTGCAAAAATGGGGTGGCCAAAAAGTAGCACAACTAAAACATGTTTCTATTGTGTAactattaatttacaaaaaaaacatgttttcgtTGTGCAAATAGGggtaaaaaaaacatcataatcataattctATTGTACAAGTGTatgacaaaatcaaaatttcgtTGTGGATTATTTTTACCCTCATTTGCAAAACGAAAACACGTTTCACGTTTCCATTTTGTTTCATGCTAGGGGACAACAtattcattttgtttcatgCTAGGGGACAATTTGGGAATATGACGAAAAGACACCCACATGGATAGTGTCCATAACAATTTTGGTAACCATATCGGTCCCCCTCTTATAATGCTCAAACCCACTCACTTTTACATGTTCAGAAGCATTTCTAGTTGTTACAAATGGTCttcaacaaaagaaataatcaACATGGCAATCAGGGTTGACTTATATAACTGATGGGATCAAACATAATCAAACAGTCTACGGTTTGGTTCATGCACTTGAAACATTTGTACcggataacaaataaatattcagTGCTAGACTGCATTTTATAAGCAAAAATATACCTCTACGTACTCTTCCCCTTTAAACTGTTTGGTTAAACAAGTCATGGAGTTTTGAGAAGTtcagataaagaaaaatgagtATCTCATTGTCATTGCTTGCATTATCAAACCAGTCACGTGGGAATGGATAATTTTTATCTACATGACAAGCCATGCTAAAATTTGGTATCTGTTTCTTTCTTTATAGATATTAAATCAGCTCATTGTCATTTCAATGCCATTTGGCATTTGCTAATGCTTGGATGAGCCTTCTGGCTTTAGGAAGTTTGGAACTGCTGCCTGGACACTATGTGCCTAGGACCACATGATGTTGTTAAAAGCAAATCATCGATGTTTTTTACACCAATGGGCAATGGTCAAATTTGGAAATTGATAACAAGTGTTGTGACATCGCTTGCAAGCGGACAAATGTGAAGATAGGAGCTTGTGGATGGCACGTAACTAGGCAAAATTCTTACTTATACACCGTGATTTAAAATTGAGGATGTCATCATATAGTCAAGGTCACGGTTGTTATTGCAACTATTACTAAAATTATAGGCAATTATGAAAAATACAACTGATACtacttttgttgatttttgacATTGTTGGTTAACAGCACCTTCAAATTTTGCACACTGAATCGCACTATTCCCATGAGTCAATTGACTAACTCAAATCAATAATTACAAGTCCATTCACTTTTTAGAAAATAAGCTTTGTAATACCAAAAAACAGTGAAAGTGTGAAACCCAAACAGCAAAAAATGTGACTACTAAGTGCACGTTTAAATTAAAGAGCATCATTTTGCAAATTGAGTTTGCAAAACCAACCCTCCCTGAAAGGAAAAATTAAGACAAAACTCAGTTTACAATCAGACTCACCTGAAAACCAAATAAGAGATTTTTTCAGTTTTACTTTTTGAACAGATGTTGGAGGTCTCCTAATTATAATCCAAACACAGCATGACCATAAGGACATTTTACTTTCACCAAATTGCAAGATTCGAATCCAAGGACAATATTTGAAGTACATATTGGAACACTACTTACAATTAACAATCATGCACAGGGAGGTCAAAATAACAGATGGGTTTTACAGATTATAAAACTATTAACAAACATTGATGGTTTTAGAACTTATCTATGCATACACCATCTCTTGTAACCTCGTACGCTTCCCTACTCCTTGTTTTCTTCATGCCAGCTGTCACATAGAGCTTCGATCCCTCTGACAAAATGGTTGTTACTTTCACCCAGATCAATACTTTTGTCTTCATTCCTTCTATGTCTGCTAACTTTCCTTTCTCCAGATAACCAGTCACGGTGGTGAAGAAACGCAAGACTGATGAATCCTTGTAGCCAACTTCACATACTTGAGGAATGTAAACAACAAGCTTTCCTGTTTCTTCATTGAATTCATAGTTTGTTGCATCACGAGGAAAGATTCCTATTGGTAGATCGTACTCCTTTAGCAACTCTGGCAATGCCTTTTGCATCTTTCCTGTAAAGTGGTTTTTGTGAGAGTTCAAAAGTAATgtcaattaaaatacaaacagGGAAATTGAGGGATGGACCCCAACCCAAgtgtgataaaaataaatagatgtgGAAAAGGCTGGATGTCAAATCTTGATAAGGGTTTAGAATCTTTTCAAACCCATGAAAGTGGGATGTTAAAcccaataaataattattaatgcaCTGAGAGTCAACAAGCATACaaattttcaagtttcaactcATGAAACAACGATTAGATACAAGGATTATATGCAGCAACCTGAAATACTGATTTCAAACACAAATTCCATTTTTTATTGTGTGAaaattccaaattgaaattttacAGCTATAATGACAATAATTTTAAGTGCCCTTTGACAAAGAAAGATATCTGTTGATATTCTACAGTGATATGTCAAATAGAACCATGTGATTTTAAATCACGTGCTTGAGTAATGGACATTTCAGGAAGTGGAGAAATAAAGCAGAAGCATTGGTGGTTTTACATCATATCATTAATGTCAAACAGCTTTAGATAATTTCTGTTCTCAAATTATAGAAGTAAAGATAGCAGACCATATAACAAAAATCATATAAGGAAAAGTTAATACAACAGGTTGCAAGAGGTAACCAAGAGAAAACAAGATCCAATGAAGGGAATGATTAATAATCCGCTCTTACTGGTCTCATATCTGCTGCTCGATGCCTGTCTCTGGCCAAGGAAGGATCTTTCTCTCTAACTAGAAATCTCGtaggagaagaaagaaagtagcatagaaaaccaaacaacaacaacaacaacaacaacaacgccttatcccactaggtggggtcggctacatggatcaacttccgccataatgttctatcaagtaccatacttctatccaaatcattaagttcgagatccttcttgataacctctcttatagtctttttgggtcttcctctgcctcgaattgtttgtcttctctccatctggtctactctcctcactacagagtctaccggtcttctctctacatgcccaaaccacctaagtctattttccaccatcttctctacaataggcgctactccaaccctctctctaatagctccgtttctaattttatcctgtcgagtcttaccacacatccaccgcaacatcctcatctccgctacacctactttagtctcatgttggctcttgaccgcccaacattctgttccgtacaaaatcgccggtcttaccgcagtccgataaaactttccctttagcttgatcggtacctttgcatcacataacacccccgatgcttttctccatttcatccatcctgcttgaatgcgatgattcacatccccttcaatttctctatcatcctgtattacagacccaagatatttaaaccgtgtgtgacttgagggataatatggtctcctattttcacctctgagttagataccctcctacttttgttgaacttacattccatatactccgatttgcttctgcttaggcgaaagccatgtgtttctagagctcgtctccaagtttccaacctctcattcaactcctccctcgactctccaaggaggactatgtcatctgcaaaaagcatgcatctcggcgctatctcttggatttgttccgtgaggacatccagaattaaggtaaaaaggtaggggctaaaggttgacccttgatgcaaaccaattgtgatgggaaaatcgtctgactctccaccctgtgtcctaacactagtcgataccctatcatacatatcttggatagctcgaatatatgcaaccctaacccctttcttctctagagctttccacaaaatctctctaggcactctatcatacgctttctccaagtcaataaaaatcaagtgcaagtcttgttgatccatgcgatattgctccatcacccgccgtaataaataaatcgcttccatggtcgaccttcctggcatgaaaccaaattgattctcagtaacttgagtctcctttcttaatcttcgtttgatcactctttcccataatttcatgatatgactcatgagcttgattcccctataatttg of Glycine soja cultivar W05 chromosome 1, ASM419377v2, whole genome shotgun sequence contains these proteins:
- the LOC114416407 gene encoding uncharacterized protein At5g01610-like, whose product is MDQIFNKVGSYWFNQKASSQLNSVGDDINSMTNSIEGGTKWLVNKIKGKMQKALPELLKEYDLPIGIFPRDATNYEFNEETGKLVVYIPQVCEVGYKDSSVLRFFTTVTGYLEKGKLADIEGMKTKVLIWVKVTTILSEGSKLYVTAGMKKTRSREAYEVTRDGVCIDKF